A window from Triticum aestivum cultivar Chinese Spring chromosome 6D, IWGSC CS RefSeq v2.1, whole genome shotgun sequence encodes these proteins:
- the LOC123143294 gene encoding receptor-like protein EIX1 has translation MHRSVARLLALLLAAAVSCGFFVAAHARQLQPAHAAGASCLPRESDALLAFKQAVSDIYDNLASWQKRHKDCCRWRGVTCSNETGHVIELDIGRTYLFGKISPSLLSLEHLEYLNLNWTYLLGPDGTSLFPELLCSLSNLRHLDLSWTQFSGRLPAQLANLSNLEYLDLSNTNFSGRLPAQLANLSNFEYLDLSWTSLHGPNGRAPEFSSCKNLRHLDLRGTPLSGRVSPQFFNLSKLEYLDLSCTSMSGILTPQLGNLSNLRHLDLSSIQDIHTSDISWLTHLHFLEFLDMSDINLSGADVFLVANTIPSLKALILVSCSLPNASQLLTHVNLTKLEQLDLSSNYLGHRIETCWFWNLTSIKELTLDSTYLYGPFPDVLGGMISLQQLEFTNNGNSATITVDLKNLCDLEYLELDRSLASGNLTDFVMKLPQCSSSKLQYLSSNHNNMAGMLPNMVGHFTSLEYLYLYNNSITGAIPTGLVNCTSLQSVSLGLNQLSGQIPTLPRSLTEVDLSMNSLSGPLPSDFGAPDLTVLSLSSNYITGHVPRPICKLQNLVFLDLSRNMFVEEFPRCSSMPNLAFLYLSNNNFSGNFPPLLQKCSELTFLDLAMNKFDGALPVWIGDLVNLRFLQLNNNMFYGDIPANITSLVLLQQFSLASNNISGSIPSSLSKLIGMTLKHLPRLESRWTENRFQRLPVDILSVVMKQQELKFSGNAVIDMVSIDLSLNHLTGEIPDEITSLKGLLSLNLSWNHLGQKIPVKIGDMKSLESLDLSRNNISGEIPTSLSDLTYLSFLDLSYNNLAGRIPIGRQLDTLYAEDPSMYDGNNRLCGPTLQRNCSGSSPPEHGNQQRSENSYDQLMFFYIGLTSGFVVGLWLVFCAFLFKRAWRYAYFCLFDELCDRVYVIVVVTWGRINTKAAAG, from the coding sequence ATGCATCGCTCGGTTGCCAGGCTGCTCGCCTTGCTCCTCGCCGCAGCCGTGTCCTGCGGCTTCTTCGTCGCCGCCCATGCCCGGCAGCTCCAGCCGGCCCATGCGGCTGGCGCGAGCTGCTTGCCGCGCGAGAGTGACGCACTGCTCGCCTTCAAGCAAGCCGTCAGCGACATCTACGACAACCTCGCCTCGTGGCAAAAACGGCACAAAGATTGTTGCCGGTGGAGGGGCGTCACCTGCAGCAACGAAACCGGCCATGTGATCGAGCTTGACATTGGTCGCACCTATTTGTTCGGCAAGATAAGTCCTTCCCTGCTTTCTCTCGAGCATCTGGAGTACCTAAATCTCAACTGGACCTACCTACTTGGACCAGACGGTACTtctttatttccagaactcttgTGTTCTTTAAGCAACTTGAGGCACCTCGATCTCTCATGGACACAATTCTCTGGTAGATTGCCTGCTCAGCTTGCAAACCTTTCAAATTTGGAGTACCTTGATCTCTCAAACACAAATTTCTCTGGTAGGTTGCCTGCTCAGCTTGCAAACCTTTCAAACTTTGAGTACCTCGATCTCTCATGGACATCCCTGCACGGGCCTAATGGTCGCGCTCCAGAGTTCTCGTCTTGTAAAAACTTGAGACATCTCGATCTTAGAGGCACACCATTGTCTGGTAGAGTCTCTCCTCAGTTTTTCAACCTTTCAAAGTTAGAGTATCTCGACCTCTCCTGCACTAGCATGTCAGGTATACTGACGCCTCAGCTTGGAAACCTTTCAAACTTGCGACACCTTGACCTCAGTTCAATACAAGATATACACACATCAGATATCTCATGGTTAACTCATCTCCATTTCCTGGAATTTCTTGATATGAGTGACATAAATCTCAGCGGCGCGGATGTGTTTCTCGTGGCCAACACAATCCCATCTCTGAAGGCCCTTATTCTTGTCAGTTGCTCACTTCCAAATGCCAGCCAGTTGCTTACGCACGTAAACCTCACAAAACTAGAGCAGCTTGATCTCTCCAGTAACTATTTGGGCCACCGAATTGAAACATGTTGGTTCTGGAACCTAACAAGCATCAAGGAACTAACACTCGATTCAACCTATCTTTATGGTCCATTCCCTGATGTGCTAGGAGGTATGATTTCTCTCCAGCAGCTGGAATTTACCAACAACGGTAATTCAGCCACAATAACGGTGGACTTGAAAAATCTTTGTGATTTAGAGTACCTAGAGCTCGATCGGAGTCTTGCGTCTGGGAACCTGACAGATTTTGTGATGAAACTGCCACAATGTTCGTCCAGCAAATTGCAGTACTTGAGCTCAAATCACAACAATATGGCAGGAATGCTGCCAAATATGGTGGGGCACTTCACCAGCCTGGAGTACCTTTACCTTTATAATAACAGCATTACTGGAGCTATACCAACTGGGTTAGTGAATTGTACTAGTTTGCAATCAGTTTCTCTCGGTTTGAACCAACTAAGTGGACAGATACCAACATTGCCGAGAAGCCTCACTGAGGTGGACTTATCCATGAACAGCTTGTCGGGACCTTTGCCATCAGATTTTGGAGCTCCAGACCTTACAGTACTAAGTCTATCCTCCAATTACATCACTGGTCACGTTCCTAGACCTATTTGTAAGTTGCAAAACCTAGTTTTCTTGGATTTGTCCCGGAATATGTTTGTGGAAGAATTTCCTAGGTGTTCTTCAATGCCAAACTTGGCATTCCTATACTTAAGTAATAATAACTTCTCCGGAAATTTCCCGCCATTGCTCCAAAAATGCTCAGAATTGACTTTCCTAGATCTTGCAATGAACAAGTTCGATGGAGCACTACCAGTATGGATCGGAGACCTAGTGAACTTACGGTTTCTGCAGCTAAACAATAACATGTTCTATGGGGATATTCCAGCTAACATCACAAGTCTTGTACTACTTCAACAATTCAGTTTAGCGAGCAACAATATATCAGGATCAATTCCATCATCCTTGTCAAAATTAATAGGTATGACCCTGAAACATCTGCCAAGACTTGAATCACGGTGGACTGAAAACAGATTTCAGCGGCTGCCCGTGGATATTTTGTCTGTGGTGATGAAGCAGCAAGAGCTTAAGTTTAGCGGTAATGCAGTTATTGACATGGTCAGCATTGATTTGTCGCTCAACCACTTGACCGGTGAAATTCCAGATGAGATAACTTCTCTGAAAGGACTGTTGAGTTTGAATTTATCATGGAATCACCTGGGCCAGAAAATTCCTGTGAAGATTGGGGATATGAAATCACTGGAATCACTCGACTTGTCAAGGAACAATATCTCCGGTGAAATCCCAACGAGCCTATCAGATTTGACATATCTAAGCTTCTTGGACTTGTCATACAACAATCTTGCAGGAAGAATTCCAATAGGCCGTCAACTCGACACTCTGTATGCAGAAGATCCGTCCATGTACGATGGCAACAATCGCCTTTGCGGGCCTACTCTTCAAAGGAATTGCTCAGGCAGCAGTCCACCAGAGCATGGGAATCAACAGAGAAGTGAAAATTCTTATGACCAATTGATGTTCTTCTACATTGGGCTAACGTCTGGCTTTGTGGTTGGACTATGGCTTGTGTTCTGTGCTTTCTTGTTCAAAAGGGCGTGGAGATATGCCTACTTTTGCCTCTTCGACGAGCTATGTGACAGGGTGTACGTGATTGTTGTTGTTACTTGGGGCCGGATAAACACCAAGGCGGCTGCAGGTTGA